The following proteins are co-located in the Xyrauchen texanus isolate HMW12.3.18 chromosome 43, RBS_HiC_50CHRs, whole genome shotgun sequence genome:
- the LOC127635901 gene encoding short transient receptor potential channel 7-like isoform X4 — protein sequence MQRRHTTLREKCRRQAVRGPAYMFSERGTSLTPEEERFLDAAEYGNIPVVRKMLEESKTLNVNCVDYMGQNALQLAVGNEHLEVTELLLKKEGLARVGDALLLAISKGYMRIVEAILAHPAFEGGLRLTLSPLEQELRDDDFYAYDEDGTRFSQDITPMILAAHCKEYEIVHILLLKGARIEKPHDYFCKCGECAEKQKQDSFSHSRLRMNAYKGLASAAYLSLSSEDPVLTALELSNELTQLANIETEFKNDYRKLSMQCKDFVVGVLDLCRNTEEVEAILNGDVDQNPPSEHHRPCLSRVKLAIKYEVKKFVAHPNCQQQLLTLWYENLSGLRQQSIGVKCWTVLGVMVGLPFLAIAYWITPCSKVGQVLRSPFMKFVAHAVSFTVFLGLLVLNASDRFAGVKTLPNETITDHPRQIFRIKTTQFSWTEIMIMKWVLGMIWSECKEVWADGPREYIMHLWNVLDFGMLSIFVASFTARLMAFLRASHAQLYVDLNVTNADLSNASLPADVAYFTYARNRWLPSDPQLISEGLYSIAVVLSFSRIAYVLPASESFGPLQISLGRTVKDIFKFMVIFIMVFLAFMIGMFNLYSYYLGAKYNPAFTTVEESFKTLFWSIFGLSEVISVVLKYDHKFIENIGYVLYGVYNVTMVVVLLNMLIAMINHSYQEIEEDADVEWKFARAKLWLSYFDEGSTLPPPFNLIPSPKSFYYMAQRTKACLVSLCKARIRTQSSQQDKGMANPRSKKLMKRLIKRYVLKAQIDSESDEINEGELKEIKQDISSLRYELLEEKSQATEELAELIQQLGDKLSKGTKRP from the exons ATGCAGCGTAGACACACCACCCTTAGAGAGAAATGCCGCAGGCAGGCTGTCCGTGGACCGGCATACATGTTCAGCGAGAGAGGCACCAGCCTTACCCCTGAGGAGGAGCGCTTCCTGGATGCTGCCGAGTATGGAAATATCCCAGTTGTCCGTAAAATGCTTGAGGAGTCCAAGACTTTGAATGTGAACTGCGTGGACTACATGGGTCAGAATGCATTGCAGCTTGCTGTAGGGAATGAACACCTGGAGGTCACAGAATTGTTGCTGAAGAAGGAGGGGCTGGCACGAGTGGGTGATGCCCTGCTTTTGGCCATCAGCAAGGGCTACATGCGGATAGTGGAGGCCATCCTGGCCCACCCAGCATTCGAGGGTGGACTGCGTCTTACACTGAGTCCCCTAGAGCAAGAGCTACGTGACGATGACTTCTATGCATACGACGAGGACGGAACTCGCTTCTCCCAGGACATCACGCCTATGATTCTGGCAGCCCACTGCAAAGAATACGAAATTGTGCATATTCTGCTACTTAAGGGGGCTCGCATAGAGAAACCACATGACTACTTCTGCAAGTGCGGTGAGTGTGCTGAGAAACAGAAGCAGGATTCTTTCAGCCACTCAAGATTAAGGATGAATGCCTACAAAGGGCTCGCCAGTGCTGCCTACCTGTCACTCTCCAGCGAGGACCCTGTACTCACAGCTCTTGAGCTCAGCAATGAGTTAACACAACTAGCCAACATTGAGACTGAATTTAAA AATGACTACAGAAAGCTCTCAATGCAGTGTAAGGACTTTGTGGTTGGAGTATTGGATCTCTGCAGAAACACAGAGGAAGTGGAGGCCATTCTAAATGGAGATGTGGATCAGAACCCCCCAAGCGAACACCACAGGCCCTGCCTTAGCCGGGTCAAACTGGCCATTAAGTATGAAGTCAAAAAG TTTGTGGCCCACCCTAACTGCCAGCAGCAGTTACTGACGCTGTGGTATGAGAATCTATCAGGCCTCAGGCAACAGTCTATAGGCGTGAAATGCTGGACAGTACTGGGAGTGATGGTCGGTCTGCCATTTCTTGCCATTGCATACTGGATTACACCCTGCAGCAAG gtGGGACAAGTTCTCCGCAGTCCCTTTATGAAATTTGTAGCTCATGCTGTCTCATTCACCGTCTTCTTGGGGCTTCTAGTTCTCAATGCTTCGGACCGATTTGCAGGAGTCAAAACCCTTCCTAATGAAACCATCACTGATCATCCACGTCAGATCTTTCGCATTAAAACCACTCAGTTCTCTTGGACAGAGATAATGATCATGAAATGGGTACTTG GAATGATCTGGTCTGAGTGTAAGGAAGTTTGGGCTGACGGGCCGCGTGAGTACATAATGCATTTGTGGAACGTTTTAGACTTCGGCATGCTGTCGATCTTCGTAGCATCCTTCACTGCACGGCTCATGGCTTTTCTTCGAGCTTCGCATGCACAGCTGTATGTGGACTTGAATGTGACCAATGCTGACCTGAGCAATGCCTCATTACCAGCAGACGTAGCCTACTTCACTTATG CCAGGAACAGGTGGCTTCCCTCTGATCCTCAGCTCATCTCTGAGGGGTTGTACTCAATTGCTGTGGTGCTGAGTTTCTCTCGTATTGCCTATGTTCTGCCGGCCAGTGAGAGTTTCGGACCCCTGCAAATATCCCTCGGCCGCACTGTTAAGGATATTTTTAAATTCATGGTCATCTTCATCATGGTCTTCCTTGCCTTTATGATTGGCATGTTCAATTTGTATTCCTACTATTTAGGAGCCAAGTACAACCCCGCTTTTACCAC GGTTGAAGAAAGTTTTAAGACCCTCTTCTGGTCCATTTTTGGTTTGTCTGAGGTGATCTCTGTGGTCTTGAAGTATGATCATAAGTTCATTGAGAACATTGGTTATGTGCTCTATGGGGTCTACAATGTCACGATGGTGGTGGTATTGCTCAACATGCTGATTGCCATGATTAACCATTCATATCAGGAAATTGAG gAAGACGCTGATGTAGAATGGAAGTTTGCTCGTGCAAAGCTGTGGCTCTCCTATTTTGATGAAGGCAGCACTCTTCCACCCCCCTTTAATCTAATACCCAGCCCCAAATCCTTCTATTACATGGCTCAACGCACCAAAGCATGCCTAGTGAGTTTATGCAAGGCCAGAATCCGTACTCAAAGCAGCCAGCAAGACAAGGGAATGGCCAATCCACGGTCTAAG AAACTGATGAAACGTCTCATCAAGCGATATGTCCTAAAGGCCCAAATTGACAGTGAAAGTGATGAGATCAATGAAG GTGAGTTGAAGGAGATCAAGCAGGATATTTCCAGTCTCCGCTATGAGCTCCTTGAGGAAAAGTCACAGGCCACTGAAGAACTTGCTGAACTAATCCAACAGCTTGGAGACAAACTCAGCAAAGGAACCAAGAGACCATGA